The Rattus rattus isolate New Zealand chromosome X, Rrattus_CSIRO_v1, whole genome shotgun sequence genome has a window encoding:
- the LOC116889415 gene encoding EKC/KEOPS complex subunit LAGE3-like, whose product MQDPSGDKVCRAGGEEEGEDGQHTSRVHDTEATFNLTEVESGRDNSPHVNRAHDFDSQAALGSLSSRSAIEARLVVEEAAITPQTEQTPIIPGPSGDAATTGSRLLEFSVTVPFRTAVEANIACRTLASNVQHQQVMVQQEFTVNDTILTVRWTTEDPVLFRASINNFLDHLSLVMRTIPRPVFIAVVKQGRGRNNEV is encoded by the exons ATGCAGGATCCCAGTGGGGACAAAGTTTGTAGAGCAGGTggtgaagaagaaggggaggatggaCAGCACACATCCAGAGTTCATGACACTGAAGCTACCTTCAATCTTACTGAAGTGGAGAGTGGCCGTGATAACTCTCCTCATGTAAATCGTGCACATGATTTTGATAGTCAGGCTGCCCTAGGTAGCCTCAGCTCAAGGAGTGCTATAGAAGCAAGACTGGTAGTGGAAGAAGCAGCCATAACTCCTCAGACTGAGCAGACACCAATTATCCCGGGACCTAGTGGAGATGCTGCAACAACTGGAAGCCGACTCTTGGAATT TTCTGTAACAGTGCCGTTCCGGACCGCCGTGGAGGCAAACATTGCATGCAGAACCCTGGCCTCAAATGTCCAGCACCAGCAAGTGATGGTTCAGCAGGAGTTCACTGTGAATGACACTATTCTCACTGT TAGGTGGACCACTGAAGATCCTGTTCTCTTCCGAGCATCCATCAATAACTTCCTTGACCACCTTTCACTTGTGATGAGGACCATCCCACGCCCAGTGTTTATAGCTGTTGTcaaacaaggaagaggaagaaataatgaagtcTAG